From one Candidatus Nitrospira nitrosa genomic stretch:
- a CDS encoding HEAT repeat domain-containing protein, which translates to MSINVTSAQEMLAAAVAARGAEDPEIVSIKRVLKLLDKTAKSNRTYGSANPVAQKFSHQLFEELTAHLSTYAKLAILVQRSELSCKDYVVYESASEGGGESLAFKLYADGIRELVLYQGLTEEDLSFFLSALWKEIETTDEDDDDIVTRLWSKNLSTITVATAEELSKANDGFFRLDGKISSSDTTLRALLDQEVNRKKRAGSDGTSGGNATNRFQSGLTGFEVTEEELATLAKEIESERKQDALMYILDMLTAILASEQSSKLLTKLFSLWSTIVDSLLQEGKWTVLESVLSLLHETDTVRPDLGDEHKQQLASVLSGLSRAERVKTIENYLNRTPNANVEGLSTVLLLMTPDAVPALCSMLGKLTVPAHQAIVADALAVLAKDHPDSVVRGLFDRRPAYVRHLLAILIKWNNPKFIESIEKVIRYPDAHVRRDVIRAISLFRPNGNGTKLVSLMDDTDESVRFAALKPLMSGQYTVPFALWSPLLSEDQFVDRPLSERRAVFQAIRATCGDEAIPYWQKLMTGWAWRNRKKKEELAVLGAEMLGKLATPAAMDALSIGAQKGSTVVRQACAAALTQAQRLQRGAPSTDTFSQEARP; encoded by the coding sequence ATGTCCATAAACGTCACGTCGGCGCAGGAGATGCTCGCGGCTGCCGTTGCAGCACGAGGCGCGGAAGATCCGGAGATCGTCTCAATCAAGCGTGTCCTGAAGCTATTGGACAAAACTGCAAAGTCGAATCGAACCTACGGTTCCGCCAACCCAGTCGCTCAGAAGTTCTCGCATCAGCTGTTTGAAGAACTCACTGCGCACCTGTCAACCTACGCAAAGCTGGCCATTTTGGTTCAGCGGTCTGAATTGTCTTGCAAAGACTATGTCGTCTACGAATCGGCATCGGAGGGCGGAGGCGAGAGTCTTGCGTTCAAACTGTATGCCGACGGTATTCGAGAACTGGTCCTCTATCAAGGTCTCACTGAAGAGGACCTCTCCTTTTTCTTATCCGCTCTCTGGAAAGAGATCGAGACGACCGACGAGGACGATGACGACATCGTCACTCGCCTGTGGTCAAAAAATCTGTCAACCATCACCGTCGCAACGGCTGAAGAACTCTCGAAGGCCAATGACGGCTTTTTCCGGCTGGATGGGAAGATCAGCTCCTCGGATACGACACTCCGAGCGTTGTTGGACCAGGAAGTCAACCGCAAAAAGCGAGCGGGAAGCGATGGCACGAGCGGCGGCAATGCTACGAATCGGTTTCAGTCCGGTCTGACCGGCTTTGAGGTTACCGAAGAAGAACTCGCCACTCTGGCAAAAGAAATTGAGAGCGAGCGAAAACAAGATGCGCTCATGTACATTTTGGACATGCTGACGGCCATCCTGGCGTCGGAACAATCCTCGAAGCTATTGACGAAGCTCTTTAGCCTCTGGAGCACTATCGTCGACTCACTGCTACAGGAGGGAAAGTGGACGGTCCTCGAAAGTGTCTTGAGCCTGCTACATGAAACCGACACCGTTCGACCGGATCTCGGTGATGAACACAAACAACAGCTGGCGTCTGTCCTTAGTGGGCTGAGTCGTGCAGAACGGGTCAAGACAATTGAGAATTACCTGAATCGCACTCCCAATGCGAATGTCGAAGGGCTGTCTACGGTTCTGCTGTTGATGACACCAGATGCCGTCCCGGCGCTCTGCTCGATGCTTGGGAAGCTCACGGTGCCGGCTCACCAGGCCATCGTAGCCGATGCCTTAGCGGTGTTGGCCAAGGATCACCCCGACTCCGTGGTCAGGGGCCTCTTCGATCGTCGACCAGCCTATGTCCGCCATCTGCTGGCAATCCTGATCAAATGGAACAACCCCAAATTCATCGAATCGATCGAAAAGGTGATTCGGTACCCCGATGCCCATGTCCGACGGGACGTCATCCGCGCCATCAGCCTGTTCCGTCCAAACGGAAACGGCACCAAACTCGTCTCACTCATGGATGATACGGATGAAAGCGTCCGGTTTGCAGCACTGAAACCATTGATGTCTGGCCAATACACGGTTCCGTTTGCCCTGTGGTCTCCTCTCCTCTCAGAGGATCAGTTCGTGGACCGTCCTCTCAGTGAGCGTCGTGCGGTGTTTCAGGCCATCCGTGCCACTTGCGGGGATGAGGCGATCCCTTATTGGCAAAAACTCATGACCGGATGGGCGTGGAGAAACCGTAAAAAGAAAGAAGAATTGGCGGTCCTGGGTGCTGAAATGCTTGGCAAACTCGCCACTCCCGCGGCAATGGACGCACTGTCCATCGGTGCTCAAAAAGGCTCCACGGTAGTTCGTCAAGCCTGTGCCGCTGCACTGACACAAGCACAACGTCTCCAGCGTGGAGCTCCTTCTACTGACACCTTCTCCCAAGAGGCTCGCCCGTGA
- a CDS encoding SGNH/GDSL hydrolase family protein, with amino-acid sequence MSRSPLMICFGDSLTAGFQSPTRENPTGRETPYGQFLQLYLDDAVEIRVSGVCGELTGEMVARFGRDVLDHKPKYVTILGGTNDLGWQASPQDIIHNLITMYEQVLGMGSLPIPVTVPSIRVEGAAESREGQAWVAEHLARRSQLNRLIREYADLKRLAYVDLFAATAELESGQLAVNYSNDGIHLTTAGYRLFAERVALVLQPLLEQGRR; translated from the coding sequence ATGAGCCGATCACCTCTCATGATCTGTTTTGGGGATAGTCTAACGGCGGGATTCCAGTCACCGACAAGGGAGAATCCGACCGGACGAGAGACTCCGTACGGACAGTTCCTCCAGTTGTATCTGGATGATGCGGTAGAGATTCGCGTCAGCGGGGTTTGTGGTGAGCTGACAGGAGAGATGGTTGCCCGATTTGGGCGAGACGTCCTCGATCACAAGCCGAAGTATGTGACTATCCTCGGCGGAACAAATGATCTCGGTTGGCAAGCGTCACCGCAAGACATCATCCATAATCTCATCACGATGTATGAGCAAGTTTTGGGAATGGGGAGCTTGCCGATTCCCGTGACGGTTCCCTCCATTCGCGTGGAAGGTGCGGCGGAGAGCCGGGAAGGACAGGCGTGGGTCGCCGAGCACCTGGCTCGTCGAAGCCAGTTGAATCGACTGATCCGGGAGTATGCCGATTTGAAACGACTTGCCTACGTTGATTTATTCGCTGCGACGGCTGAGCTAGAGAGTGGCCAACTGGCAGTAAACTATTCAAACGACGGCATTCACCTGACCACCGCAGGCTATCGGCTCTTTGCTGAGCGAGTCGCCCTGGTTTTACAACCGCTCTTGGAACAGGGCCGCCGATGA
- a CDS encoding thioredoxin family protein produces the protein MTRSTLQAVTDRDFARVVEASSVPVLVEFWKPACGHCRALMKELEQLQEELEEQVAILTMNVEEQFQIAAELEIASLPALALYKNGELVTFIGGLGKKEAIRTKIETALSG, from the coding sequence ATGACGAGATCTACGCTCCAGGCCGTCACTGATCGAGACTTTGCCCGAGTGGTTGAAGCCAGCTCCGTACCGGTGCTGGTCGAGTTCTGGAAACCTGCGTGTGGTCATTGCCGAGCGTTGATGAAAGAATTGGAGCAATTACAGGAAGAATTGGAGGAGCAGGTAGCTATCCTGACGATGAACGTTGAGGAACAGTTTCAGATTGCCGCCGAGTTAGAAATTGCGTCGCTCCCAGCGCTGGCGCTCTACAAGAACGGTGAGTTGGTGACCTTCATCGGAGGGCTTGGGAAAAAGGAGGCCATACGGACGAAGATTGAAACCGCTTTGTCCGGCTGA
- a CDS encoding serine/threonine-protein kinase — protein MITTSRWALPYFLMTCAALFAGPILSKLSAAQSFPLTLFGLNGAQTVHLIIEAIGVVTLFLISARLVHTMPDDGQGQSFLKRMTLPVTTLFIVMAVDKTLRVLGPSLIDSLGIARYAIAQTAILTLTGLWITTTWLLNVDALHRFFATPSKTTHHTASLTTPDALGQEEDDACEVGTAPRHPTTQGGSPSTLGRYKVLKELGRGAMGVVYLGKDPTIQRFVAIKTMRLDETDDPDKLQELKARFFREAESTGRLSHPNIVTIFDAGEEGALGYIAMELLEGTTLKEWSRKPKLLPFDHVTSIVATVAEAMDYAHQQGVVHRDIKPANIMLTKEQVVKIMDFGIAKMAMSAKTQTNIVMGTPTYMSPEQIAGKKVDGRSDIFSLGVVMFELLTGRPPFLADNVSALLFAIAQTPHPSLKALRPDLPPTVKDVMDRALQKDPAQRYRSAGEFATALRSCTQGLAA, from the coding sequence ATGATCACTACGTCACGCTGGGCTCTACCGTATTTTCTGATGACCTGCGCGGCTCTCTTCGCTGGTCCCATATTGAGCAAACTATCTGCGGCTCAATCGTTTCCACTCACCCTCTTCGGTCTGAACGGCGCCCAAACTGTTCACCTGATCATCGAAGCGATCGGAGTTGTGACCCTCTTCCTGATATCAGCCCGCCTGGTTCACACGATGCCGGATGACGGACAAGGCCAGTCGTTCCTTAAACGGATGACCCTTCCCGTCACGACCCTCTTCATCGTCATGGCAGTGGACAAAACCCTTCGAGTTCTGGGCCCCTCGCTCATCGACAGCCTTGGGATAGCACGCTATGCCATCGCTCAAACGGCAATCCTCACTCTCACCGGTCTCTGGATTACCACGACCTGGTTGCTCAATGTTGATGCGCTCCACCGATTCTTTGCAACACCATCGAAGACAACTCACCATACAGCCTCCCTCACAACACCCGATGCGCTCGGACAGGAAGAGGATGACGCCTGCGAAGTGGGCACCGCACCTCGTCACCCCACCACACAGGGCGGCTCACCTTCGACACTTGGTCGCTATAAAGTTTTAAAGGAGTTGGGACGTGGAGCAATGGGCGTGGTGTACCTCGGAAAGGATCCGACTATTCAGCGATTCGTGGCGATCAAAACCATGCGGCTCGACGAGACCGACGATCCCGATAAACTCCAGGAACTAAAGGCACGATTCTTTCGGGAGGCGGAATCCACAGGTCGGTTGTCACACCCAAACATCGTCACGATTTTCGATGCAGGGGAAGAGGGGGCTCTTGGATACATCGCCATGGAACTGCTCGAAGGGACGACGCTCAAGGAGTGGTCACGGAAACCAAAGTTGCTGCCGTTCGATCATGTGACTTCGATCGTGGCCACCGTCGCCGAGGCAATGGACTATGCTCACCAACAAGGCGTGGTCCATCGTGATATCAAACCGGCCAATATCATGCTGACCAAGGAACAAGTCGTGAAGATCATGGATTTCGGTATCGCCAAGATGGCGATGTCCGCCAAGACTCAGACGAATATCGTGATGGGTACGCCCACCTACATGTCTCCGGAACAGATCGCAGGGAAAAAGGTAGACGGACGTTCTGATATCTTCTCGCTTGGCGTCGTCATGTTCGAACTGCTGACCGGTCGGCCTCCGTTCCTGGCCGACAACGTATCCGCGCTCTTATTCGCCATCGCCCAGACACCCCATCCGAGTCTGAAGGCGCTCAGACCTGATCTACCTCCCACCGTCAAGGACGTCATGGATCGCGCGTTGCAGAAAGACCCGGCCCAACGCTACCGCAGCGCCGGCGAGTTTGCCACAGCGCTTCGCTCTTGCACCCAAGGGTTGGCGGCATAA
- a CDS encoding PHP domain-containing protein, which yields MSRLDLHLHTTHSDGSCTPAEVVRLAHQAGVTALAITDHDIMTGVAEAVTAGEHCGIEVIPGVEVSSISDRSELHILGYFLDWQDTALNERFKTLRDSRHRRNPQIVERLQALGIDITYDEVRALAGSDSVGRPHIARALMDKQVVSSAKEAFDRFLADGKPAYVPRDLPSPAEAIQWIKAAGGLAVLAHPTWVKLADRSLIELVRDLKSAGLDGVEVYYSTHATRQTREYLSLAQQLGLLVTGGSDFHGLTKPDIDVGIGKGTLHVPTSLLTKMKAAVGRV from the coding sequence ATGAGCCGCTTGGACCTTCATCTTCATACAACCCACTCTGACGGAAGCTGTACGCCCGCAGAGGTCGTCCGCCTCGCGCATCAAGCCGGTGTGACGGCCCTCGCTATCACAGATCACGACATCATGACCGGTGTGGCCGAGGCAGTCACGGCGGGGGAACACTGTGGAATTGAAGTCATCCCAGGTGTCGAAGTGAGCTCCATCAGTGACCGATCAGAGTTGCATATTCTTGGCTACTTTCTTGACTGGCAAGATACTGCCCTCAATGAACGATTCAAAACCTTGCGTGACAGTCGACACCGGCGCAATCCACAAATCGTTGAACGGCTCCAAGCACTCGGGATTGACATCACCTACGACGAAGTTCGAGCTCTTGCGGGTAGTGACTCAGTGGGTAGACCACACATCGCTCGTGCCTTGATGGACAAACAGGTGGTCTCGTCGGCCAAGGAGGCCTTTGATCGTTTTCTTGCCGATGGAAAACCCGCCTACGTGCCTCGCGATCTCCCAAGTCCCGCTGAAGCCATTCAATGGATTAAAGCAGCTGGAGGATTGGCCGTCTTGGCCCATCCGACCTGGGTCAAACTCGCTGATCGCTCGTTAATCGAACTGGTTCGAGATCTCAAATCTGCTGGACTCGATGGTGTGGAGGTCTACTACAGCACCCATGCAACCCGTCAAACGCGCGAGTATCTGAGCCTTGCCCAGCAGCTCGGCCTGTTGGTCACCGGAGGAAGCGACTTCCATGGTCTCACGAAACCCGACATTGACGTTGGAATCGGCAAGGGCACTTTGCATGTCCCCACCTCTCTGCTCACGAAAATGAAGGCCGCTGTCGGACGGGTCTAG
- a CDS encoding HD-GYP domain-containing protein → MNERPFKLLQKPSRIEGLQPILTHETSLSRKIGHGSEADDILDQQLVMLGFQLITQLNTLIKTSKIHGRENAALDKPVETMLTLIQTLAHDQPVTVWLQDDFLFLGEHYLKVTAQQMLVVSSIIDAWKKWGIGGITFESSVTSKEIREFAHLFVTLDPATKSIEDFRQTLSKLAVTAVTLKDPRSLTLSEDLLGGGNAKARHKAQSKSAYGKAAEAVGNLTQASSDGKALSFKHAKRAIQNIVDLMMQDEPILLGLTTLRCHDQYTHNHSVNVALLSIALANRAGYPKVELADLGLAALFHDMGKASIPLEVLNKPGEFTEDDWTMMRNHPTEGVLTLTQLRGITNLPARMVAASFEHHMNLDYSGYPKLKLPWKLSLTGRILTIADCYDAMTSSRVYRREPMSPAKVLTMMLAKSGKSFDSSLLKLFVTCVGIIPIGSLVVLDSDEFAVVLKPAVDKTESERPIVKIITDAQGNPIDNGPELDLTEKDETGNYRYSIIRLVDNTEHKFDTSRYFV, encoded by the coding sequence GTGAACGAACGTCCGTTCAAACTTCTGCAAAAGCCCTCGCGCATAGAAGGCCTTCAGCCGATCCTGACACACGAAACATCGCTTTCACGGAAAATTGGCCACGGGTCGGAGGCCGACGATATTCTCGACCAGCAACTGGTGATGTTGGGATTCCAACTCATCACTCAGCTGAATACCCTGATCAAGACCTCCAAGATCCATGGCCGCGAGAATGCTGCACTCGACAAACCGGTCGAGACCATGTTGACACTCATTCAAACCTTGGCCCACGATCAACCAGTCACTGTGTGGTTGCAAGATGATTTTCTCTTTCTGGGCGAGCACTATCTCAAAGTGACCGCACAGCAGATGCTGGTTGTCTCAAGTATCATCGATGCATGGAAGAAGTGGGGTATCGGAGGGATCACCTTCGAGTCATCAGTCACATCGAAAGAAATTCGAGAGTTCGCCCATCTGTTTGTCACACTCGACCCCGCAACCAAATCAATCGAAGACTTCAGGCAGACGTTGAGCAAACTGGCAGTCACAGCTGTCACCCTCAAAGATCCTCGGTCTCTCACTCTCAGCGAGGATCTCCTCGGAGGCGGAAATGCCAAAGCTCGACATAAGGCCCAATCAAAATCGGCCTATGGGAAAGCCGCTGAAGCCGTCGGAAACCTGACGCAAGCCTCCAGCGACGGTAAGGCCTTGAGTTTTAAACATGCCAAGCGTGCCATTCAAAATATCGTTGATCTCATGATGCAAGACGAGCCGATCTTGCTGGGTCTCACGACCTTGCGTTGCCACGATCAATATACCCATAACCATTCCGTCAACGTCGCGCTCCTCTCCATCGCGCTCGCCAATCGAGCCGGCTACCCAAAGGTCGAGCTAGCCGACCTCGGATTGGCCGCACTCTTCCATGACATGGGCAAGGCCTCCATTCCGCTTGAGGTACTGAATAAGCCTGGAGAGTTTACGGAAGACGACTGGACCATGATGCGAAACCATCCGACGGAGGGAGTCTTGACACTCACACAGTTGCGCGGCATCACCAACCTGCCGGCGCGCATGGTCGCCGCATCGTTTGAACACCATATGAATCTGGACTACTCCGGCTATCCAAAGTTGAAACTACCGTGGAAGCTGTCACTCACCGGCCGCATTCTGACGATCGCGGATTGCTACGATGCCATGACATCGTCTCGTGTCTACCGCCGTGAGCCCATGTCTCCCGCGAAGGTCCTCACCATGATGCTTGCCAAATCCGGCAAGAGCTTCGACTCCAGTCTTCTCAAGCTATTTGTGACCTGCGTGGGCATCATTCCAATCGGCAGCCTGGTCGTCTTGGACTCGGACGAATTCGCCGTCGTGCTCAAGCCAGCCGTCGATAAAACCGAGAGCGAGCGGCCGATTGTCAAAATTATCACTGATGCACAGGGCAATCCCATCGACAACGGCCCCGAGCTGGACCTGACCGAGAAAGACGAGACCGGCAACTACCGATACAGCATTATCCGGTTGGTCGACAACACCGAGCACAAATTCGATACCAGCCGTTATTTTGTCTAA
- the folB gene encoding dihydroneopterin aldolase — translation MTNQICIERLEFRGRCGMTPEERARPQALAVDLELDCRMDHAGISDDLRHTIDYAAVVSRIVEIGTGREAQLLESFAEQFMAVIFAEFPVDRIKLWLRKLHPPLVHITSSVGITIERTRFAQLLLRADPYPSRFLVQQLDRLPKGLVLDVASGRGRHTLFLSSLGYQVEAIDRDEQALAQLLTDARSRQLAGVTTQALDLESPHPPDLGEERHDAILVFLYLHRPLFPHLIRALKPGGLLVYETFLIDQHLHYQHPRRREFCLSHGELLGLTAGLRVLHYDEGLHEGARDGDLAYTAQLVAQKPFTPGTLV, via the coding sequence ATGACCAACCAGATCTGCATCGAACGATTGGAATTTCGTGGTCGTTGCGGCATGACACCTGAAGAACGCGCGCGCCCGCAAGCCCTCGCCGTCGATCTGGAGTTGGATTGCCGGATGGATCATGCGGGGATTTCTGACGATCTACGCCACACCATCGACTACGCGGCCGTGGTCAGCCGTATCGTCGAAATCGGAACCGGCCGAGAGGCGCAACTTCTAGAGTCATTCGCCGAACAGTTCATGGCTGTTATCTTTGCCGAATTCCCTGTTGATCGGATCAAGCTCTGGTTGCGCAAATTGCATCCGCCACTCGTCCATATCACCTCATCAGTCGGCATTACCATTGAGCGAACCAGGTTTGCCCAACTGTTGCTCCGCGCAGATCCATACCCATCGAGGTTTCTCGTACAGCAGTTGGATCGCCTCCCCAAGGGGTTGGTCCTCGACGTCGCCTCGGGAAGAGGACGACACACGTTGTTTCTCTCATCTCTCGGGTACCAGGTCGAGGCCATCGACCGAGATGAGCAAGCGCTCGCACAACTGTTGACCGACGCGCGATCGAGACAGCTCGCCGGCGTCACGACGCAAGCACTGGACTTGGAATCCCCGCATCCGCCGGATCTTGGGGAGGAACGACATGACGCTATCCTCGTCTTCTTGTATCTGCATCGACCGCTCTTTCCACATCTCATTCGCGCACTGAAACCTGGTGGACTGTTGGTCTATGAGACCTTTCTCATCGATCAGCACCTCCATTACCAGCATCCACGGCGTCGGGAGTTCTGCCTGAGCCATGGGGAGCTATTGGGCCTTACCGCCGGACTTCGTGTCCTTCACTATGATGAAGGATTACATGAAGGGGCTCGAGACGGAGATTTGGCCTACACGGCGCAACTCGTGGCACAAAAACCTTTCACCCCTGGAACTTTAGTATGA
- a CDS encoding cysteine rich repeat-containing protein, producing MGLRKTPVSVIFERLYFILTSMVQPKQTNQSAKATASLVTGGGLILVWAIIWTNFPSKDELLSAQSTTVSADRPRQVELDLTIPGVPRRSLQGSTGTEESSRGTAGSGNVALQDSRARQIAEVRCDAHVQEFCPDSLTGDERRRCVTQRMRQFDQSCQQIVRQRMMRWKAADGYRLACAADVKRMCQTVESGEGRILACLQEHEQDLSEACYQSLLKGRPHFTN from the coding sequence ATGGGTCTGCGCAAAACGCCTGTTTCGGTGATTTTCGAGCGGCTTTATTTTATTCTCACCTCGATGGTGCAACCAAAACAGACGAACCAATCTGCAAAGGCCACAGCGAGTCTCGTCACGGGAGGTGGGTTGATCCTCGTCTGGGCGATCATCTGGACGAATTTCCCGTCGAAGGACGAGCTCTTGTCCGCTCAATCAACAACAGTATCCGCAGACCGGCCACGCCAAGTTGAGCTCGACCTGACAATCCCCGGCGTACCACGCCGGTCTCTGCAGGGCTCGACAGGAACTGAAGAGTCATCACGTGGCACAGCAGGTAGTGGGAACGTTGCTCTGCAGGACAGTCGTGCGAGACAAATTGCGGAGGTACGGTGCGATGCACACGTGCAGGAATTTTGCCCCGACTCACTCACCGGGGACGAGAGACGACGTTGTGTGACGCAGCGCATGCGACAGTTCGATCAGTCCTGTCAGCAAATCGTCCGACAGCGCATGATGCGGTGGAAAGCTGCCGATGGATATCGGTTGGCTTGTGCGGCAGATGTCAAGCGCATGTGCCAGACCGTAGAGTCGGGGGAGGGCCGCATTCTCGCGTGCTTACAAGAACACGAACAGGATCTCTCGGAAGCCTGCTACCAAAGCCTGCTGAAGGGTCGACCTCATTTCACAAACTGA